Proteins encoded in a region of the Pseudopipra pipra isolate bDixPip1 chromosome 18, bDixPip1.hap1, whole genome shotgun sequence genome:
- the LOC135424223 gene encoding E1A-binding protein p400-like isoform X9, protein MADLAGIAAAAGALLPEGSAQTTAAEKWDTPSLLHGTLRDYQKTGLEWLAKLYKMNLNGILADEAGLGKTVQVVAFFAHLACNEGNWGPILVVSQNCNVLKWEVELKHWCPALKILLYLGNPGELFETGQEWSDPGNFNVCIASCKQFLQDYEAFMKVQWRYLVLDERQNGNDLTEKHWDAIFHLQSHHHLLLMNKPLPTSLKDLWAIARFLIPETSQSYVDPVKAASVEENKEHYQRVAVGLHRVVQSFILQRSKIHVEKQLPRKYEHVLTCALSHRQKGMYKDILSQPRAQECLRSGHFDSVLQVLTQLLRVCDHPDLLSPRCPRSSCVLDRLQLTTASPVLDAVGWDLWKHADRSLFDVIGMENQITCYEAQILPKLKVTRKLIEEIYCSPSTPRLEPVKLKPNRLFTPVQYGQKPEGRTKDFSRSQVQQTVDTAAVMADHHETTQRLQPLALFSNNQHRKASKNLLMASTAGAQERIAEAEKPVTLQFRGKMFTVSYSQFCQLIDRQSLKHQVDDLSTKPKSASTLSCPTQGILEEKRQLKEHLDKIYSWNERRCSRTPLYGRDLLETCSWISERKISQHFSARINKWCWAGFADCLPYSSTAEVLKDPLQELILTVKQQQIALRDLIMRDLCVLPAVAVAPPCLYVTHPPHTYIHGMKLLKSNLKEQLLPYSHSAQQTARPRFVQFPDPRLVQRDSGKMEALAVLLRKLKARGERVLIWTQMIPVLDILELFLNLHLLTYVRVGESGAHSWHYLESIKNFNQDKRIFCAILSSHTPSTGVSHIDVNTVVFYDTDLDLLVDTKAEEWCDKIARGRDIHIYRLVSGNSVEERLLKKGIKHLIQELAAQGDDCSTDFLSQVLCSECGNEDSRKFTEETLSELRNDTDSELYDSRNTMVPSQLEQLASLVGQLKPIEKYAFNFLELCHTLDDQKSQKASEELKIANIKWEYQHAKELEKAEQKLQQEVREELLTYTRQDAYNTEFVSEGPDGETEIMPLWTPPVVSENHADVYTDSVLCLMYSSTLIPESELPPVFVRKAWKRQRSELSSSGQRKKRCHRRMVVPPPSLFDQVTPRIMKTRQKSQAQKALPRVPQKTYFARPLSALTSSAADTGQDGPAWLIAEDMALLKAMKQSWTPPLNLAVVSPAQTANWDFVSDVVNSSNYVYRSPKQCQSRYMRAFAGPEGKNTGGYPLRVSQAYAKDRDSERTQIYMNHFELVTMTTRKRSSSKRFLAENYDKLLPVSGVVSTRAEPLTVQEKALSEEQIAPHMQEQQPRQQQEEEQTVEQIQTQHQAQGQTQDNTGCPERVEVP, encoded by the exons ATGGCAGATTTAGCaggcattgctgctgctgcaggagcattGTTACCCGAAGGCAGTGCTCAAACCACGGCAGCTGAAAAATGGGATACCCCATCCTTGCTACATGGAACTCTTAGAGATTATCAGAAAACTGGGCTGGAGTGGTTGGCAAAGCTGTACAAGATGAATCTCAATGGCATTCTGGCTGATGAAGCTGGGCTTGGAAAAACAGTGCAAgttgttgctttttttgcaCATCTCGCGTGTAATGAAG GTAACTGGGGTCCTATTCTTGTTGTCTCACAAAACTGTAATGTGCTGAAGTGGGAGGTTGAACTGAAACATTGGTGTCCTGCTTTGAAAATTCTTCTGTATCTTGGGAACCCAGGAGAACTTTTTGAAACTGGGCAG GAATGGTCTGACCCCGGCAACTTCAATGTCTGTATTGCTTCCTGCAAGCAATTCTTGCAAGACTATGAAGCATTCATGAAAGTACAGTGGAGGTACCTGGTTTTAGATGAGAGGCAGAATGGGAATGATCTGACAGAGAAGCACTGGGATGCAATATTCCATCTCCAGAG TCACCATCACTTACTCTTGATGAATAAGCCTCTGCCTACTTCATTAAAAGATCTGTGGGCCATTGCCCGTTTCCTGATTCCAGAGACTTCCCAATCCTATGTGGATCCTGTGAAGGCAGCATCTGTGGAGGAGAACAAAGAGCATTACCAGAGAGTTGCAGTGGGACTGCACAGA GTGGTGCAGTCATTTATTTTGCAGAGGTCCAAAATTCACGTGGAGAAGCAGCTGCCCAGGAAATATGAGCACGTGCTCACCTGTGCTCTCTCTCACCGACAGAAGGGGATGTATAAAGACATCCTGTCTCAGCCAAG GGCTCAAGAATGTCTTAGAAGTGGGCACTTTGACAGCGTCCTCCAGGTTCTGACACAGCTGCTGAGGGTGTGTGATCACCCTGACCTGCTCAGTCCTCGCTGTCCACGCTCCTCCTGTGTGTTGGACAGGCTGCAGCTCACAACTGCCTCTCCAGTGCTGgatgcagtgggatgggacCTTTGGAAG CATGCAGACCGGTCTCTCTTCGATGTGATTGGGATGGAAAACCAAATTACTTGCTATGAGGCACAAATACTGCCAAAACTGAAGGTAACTAGAAAGCTTATTGAAGAGATCTATTGCTCCCCTTCAACACCCAGACTTGAGCCAGTGAAGCTCAAACCAAACAG GTTATTTACACCAGTGCAGTATGGACAGAAACCTGAGGGTAGGACTAAAGACTTCTCAAGGTCTCAGGTGCAGCAGACAGTGGACACAGCAGCAGTTATGGCAGATCATCATGAGACAACACAAAGACTACAACCCCTTGCCCTGTTTTCAAACAATCAGCATAGGAAAG CCAGCAAAAATTTACTCATGGCTTCCACAGCTGGAGCACAAGAGAGGATTGCTGAGGCAGAGAAGCCTGTAACATTACAGTTTAGAGGGAAAATGTTTACTGTGTCCTACAGTCAATTCTGTCAACTTATTGACAGACAGTCTCTGAAGCATCAAG TGGATGACCTGAGTACTAAACCTAAATCAGCATCTACACTTTCATGTCCAACTCAG GGTATCctagaagaaaaaagacaacTAAAGGAACACCTGGACAAAATATATTCTTGGAATGAGCGTCGTTGTTCCAGAACCCCCCTGTATGGCAGAGACCTGTTGGAAACTTGCTCTTGgatcagtgaaagaaaaatctctcaGCACTTTTCTGCCAGGATTAACAAGTGGTgctgggctggctttgcagaTTGCCTTCCCTATTCCAGTACTGCAGAGGTTCTGAAGGATCCACTGCAGGAACTCATTCTGACAGTGAAGCAGCAACAGATAGCCCTGAGGGATCTTATTATGAG AGATCTCTGTGTGTTGCCAGCTGTAGCTGTCGCTCCTCCATGTTTGTATGTGACCCATCCTCCTCACACATACATCCATGGAATGAAACTCTTGAAGTCTAATCTCAAGGAACAGCTCCTTCCCTACTCCCACTCAGCGCAGCAGACAGCAAGGCCTCGTTTTGTGCAGTTTCCAGATCCCCGACTGGTGCAGCGGGACTCAG GCAAGATGGAAGCTCTGGCTGTCTTGCTTCGGAAGCTGAAAGCAAGAGGAGAGCGTGTGCTGATATGGACACAGATGATTCCAGTGCTTGATATCCTGGAGCTTTTCCTGAACCTCCATCTCCTCACGTACGTACGAGTCGGTGAGAGTGGTGCTCACAGCTGGCATTATCTG GAATCCATAAAAAACTTCAACCAAGACAAGAGGATCTTCTGTGCTATCCTTTCTTCCCACACTCCTTCCACAGGTGTCAGTCACATAGATGTGAACACTGTTGTCTTCTATGACACTGATTTGGATCTGCTGGTGGACACAAAGGCTGAGGAATGGTGTGATAAAATTGCAAGAGGCAGAGATATCCACATATACAG gcTTGTAAGTGGTAATTCTGTCGAAGAGAGGCTGTTGAAAAAAGGTATTAAACATTTGATTCAAGAactggctgctcagggagacGATTGTTCAACAGACTTTTTATCTCAG GTTCTTTGCTCTGAATGTGGAAATGAGGATTCTAGAAAGTTTACAGAAGAGACACTGTCTGAGCTAAGAAATGACACAGATTCAGAGCTGTATGATTCAAGAAACACCATGGTTCCTTCTCAGTTAGAACAGCTGGCTAGCTTGGTGGGTCAG CTTAAGCCAATTGAAAAGTATGCATTTAATTTCTTGGAATTGTGTCATACTTTGGATGATCAAAAGAGCCAGAAAGCCAGCGAG gAGTTGAAAATTGCAAATATAAAATGGGAATATCAGCATGCCAAGGAGCTGGAAAAGGCAGAACAAAAACTTCAGCAGGAAGTGAGAGAAGAACTCTTAACCTATACCAGACAGGACGCTTATAACACG GAATTCGTCAGTGAAGGACCAGatggagaaacagaaataatgcCT cttTGGACTCCCCCTGTTGTATCTGAGAACCATGCTGATGTCTACACTGACTCTGTCCTGTGCCTAATGTACAGCAGCACCCTGATTCCAGAGTCTGAGCTTCCCCCTGTGTTTGTCAGGAAGGCGTGGAAGCGGCAGAGATCGGAGCTGTCAT CTTCAGGGCAGAGAAAGAAGCGTTGCCACAGGAGGATGGTTGTTCCTCCACCTTCACTGTTTGATCAAGTGACTCCAAGAATAATGAAAACACGGCAGAAGAGCCAAGCTCAGAAGGCCCTGCCCAGGGTACCACAGAAAACGTATTTTGCAAGGCCTTTGTCAGCTCTCACCAGCTCAGCTGCAGACACTGGGCAGGATGGCCCTGCATGGCTGATTGCTGAAGACATGGCACTGTTAAAA gcCATGAAGCAGTCTTGGACACCTCCTTTAAACCTGGCTGTTGTGTcaccagcacagacagcaaaCTGGGACTTTGTCAGCGATGTCGTTAACTCCTCCAACTATGTTTATCGCTCCCCAAAGCAATGCCAAAGTCGTTACATGAGAGCCTTTGCAGGTCCAGAGGGAAAG AACACAGGTGGTTATCCTCTTCGTGTTAGCCAAGCCTATGCCAAGGACCGGGATTCTGAGCGTACCCAAATCTATATGAATCACTTTGAGTTGGTGACAATGACTACTAGAAAAAGAAGTTCCTCAAAGAGGTTTCT TGCAGAGAACTATGACAAGCTCCTACCAGTGTCTGGGGTTGTTTCCACCCGTGCAGAGCCTTTGACAGTGCAGGAGAAG GCCTTGAGTGAAGAACAAATAGCTCCTCATATGCAGGAGCAACAACCTCGCCAGCAACAAGAAGAGGAACAAACAGTGGAGCAAATCCAAACCCAGCATCAAGCACAGGGGCAAACACAGGACAACACAGGCTGTCCTGAGCGAGTGGAAGTCCCGTGA